Part of the Sorghum bicolor cultivar BTx623 chromosome 1, Sorghum_bicolor_NCBIv3, whole genome shotgun sequence genome, AACATGTCAAAGACCCTTTTGGCCTTATCCAAATTCCCACATTTGATATACATTGTGATTAATGCTGAAACGGCAAAGATGTCCATATCAAAGGAGCACCTCAGCATTGCACCATGCACCTCTCTCCCATAATCAAGAACAGCCAGTGCTGCACATACTGTGAGAACGCTGATGACTGATGGGTAGTTTGGACGGATTCCAATCTGCAACATCTCACGGAAGGTAGAGAGTGCCTCCATCAAGAATTCATTCTGTTCATATGCTTTGATGATTGCACTCCATGTACCATCATCTCTCTCACACATCCTGTTGAAGACTGCCTTGGCAGCATCCACCATCCCCCGCTGCCCAAACCCAACTATCATTGCATTGCAGGCGGCCAATGGGTGATCTGGCATTGCATTAAACAGCTCCTCGGCATCCTCTATGCGGCCAGCCTGTATATACCCAAATAGCATTGCAGTCCACGACACCTCATTTCGCTCAGGCATCACCTCAAACAGCTTCCGAGCAAGGTTCACCTGCCCATTCTGAGCATAGCCAGAGACCATAGCAGTCCACGACACAACATTCCTCTTTGGCATCTCATCAAACAGTGTGCGCGCCTCAGCAATCCGGCCAACCTGGCAGTACCCAGACAGCATGGCGGTCCATGCAACAACATCCTTTGCGGGCATTTCGTCGAACAACTTGCGAGCCTCGTCAACACGACCGGCGTCTAGGAAGCCACCGAGCATCACcgtgtacgatatgtggttgcGCTCAGGCATCTGGCGGAACAGCTGGATGGCGTCAGCCAGGAGGCCGTGGCGCACGTACCCGCGCAAGAGGGATGTGAAGGAGACCACCGAGGGCGGGTAGGGGATGGTGGCGAGCGCCAAGGCGGCGTCGGGGAGGGTGTGACGGCGCAGGGAGAGGCCAGAGATGAGCGCGTTGTAGGAGGCGAGGTCCCGCGAGGGCATCCGCTGGAAGACGCGGAGCGCGGCGTCGGGGAGGTGATTGCGGAAGTAGCCGGCAAGGAGGGCGTTGTAGGAAGCGGTGGTCCGGAGCGGCATGGCCTCGAACGTGGCGCGGGCGCCCTCCATGTTCCCCGTGCGTGCCAGCCGGGCGATACGCGCGTTCGCGTCCACTACCGCCGGCGCCGAGCTCGACGGCAGGAAGCGGACGGCCGGGAGGCGCATGGCGGCAAGGTAACGAGCACGGCCGCACAGGAAGTCGGGGTTTTGCCAAGACGGGTGACGGATGCCCACTTCGTTGGATTGACTCGCCGAAAAGAACTTGGGTTTATGGTTCTGTACTTTCGAAATTGTACAGTTCTCCAATCACATTTAGCCCCCTCCAACCAAAATAGAATTCTTACAAAATTCAAACAATCTTTTTTGTCACCTAACATGCTCTGTACCTGCGTTGCATTTGTTCCACTTTGGCCCATACAGTTCCCTGCCTTGCATTTACAAACATGACAATATTATACTTGCTGGTAACCTTTTTTTTCGAGAACGTTACTTGCTGGTAACCTAACAAGTAATATGTACACCCTGTAGAAATAAACATGAGCACACAAATATTTGGTACGCAGTATATATATGTTGTTACAGTGAAATTTCTTTTTCTCGAACACTCAGCTGCGAAGAAAATTACAGTGTAAATACTTATCCAAACTATAGAGAGGAAATTCTCCTTTCCAGACAGAACTTTCGCTGTAAATGCCAAAGCTCCAATGGTGTATCTATTGGATCTGCAAGACTGTTATTTACCATTTTCAATAAATGAAAAGCAAACTACAAACAAGATCATTGCCTAAGAACGCTGTTCGAGCTGAAAACAAAATTCTCCTCTCCTGCGATCGTCGAGGTGAGCCGTCCTGCTGCCCACCCGTTGTTTACAACTCTGGCTGCGCTCTTTGCTGGATCACCTATAACCCGACTACCCTCGGCAACCATGTCGAATTCTGGGAGGCCTTTCTCCTTTCGCTCCTTTCTCCTCCTCCTGTCCTCATCTCTTTCTTTCCTCAACCAGCTCTCCACAGTTCTCTGAAATGCAAACGCAAATCTGAATATCCATGTGGTGCTAAAGCATACTGTGAATGCCATGCTGTGCTAAAGCATACTCGTACTATTCTATATGGACGGATGATGCTTACCATGAGAGATAACTGGCTCATTTCTTTCACCTTTTCCAAAGGCAGTGCTAATTGCAGCTTCCCATGAGCAATGTAAACCTTGAaatacaacaacaacaataatctAAGTCCACAACTCCACAAGAAATACTTGAGCATATAAACAATGAGAAACAAGGGAGCTTACAATGTGTGTTGGCCAATCATCAAGACCATCAAAAATATGTGTGGCATAGATGATTGTTGCACCTCTTTCCTCACATTCCTTTTTAAGATATGTTAACAGATTTGATCTTGCCAGAACATCAAGGTCAACTGTGATCTCATCGAGGAGGAGAACCTGCATTGCATATTATTTTCTTTATTAACATCTCATGGTGTGGATGATAGCGTGATCTCCTTTGATGACatggaaaaggaaaacaaaCCTTGAATGCCTTAAGAAGTCCCATGCAAATCTGGACACGTCTCCTCTGACCATCTGATGCCTTGTGCATGCGCCAGGCAAGGTCGATGTCTAAAATCTGAAAAATGGTAGAAAGGTAGTTGAACAAAACAGTTTTACTGCAAACCGGACACAGTTGACTTGGCTAAAGTTTAGGTTTAACGAAACAAATTCAAATTCTCAACTAACACatcctccacagaattcaaggcttGCAAACTAAGCTTATCCAAAATCTATTAGGGAGCAGCCGCTAAGGACATATTAATTATCAATGAAATAGAAGTGCAATATTTTTTAACGTAACACTTAATTATGTTCAGCATATATAAGTTAAATGTTTTTTCCCATAGGTTCACATAGGTAAGGGTAACATGAATATTAAGATCTCTTCTGTTACTTTCCCTGGGACAACGACAGAATTTGCATTTACAAATGGGTGTTTCCAATCCCAGAGCCCTTGCAATTACATCAGAAGTATGAAGTATGcatcatgcaaagagaagattgGTGCTTACAATGTGATATTGATTAGCTTTCTTAAATAGTACACCATTTATAGGAAGACACATACTTACTTCAATTAACTGTTGAACCCAAAATAAAAAGCATTTGAAATGCAAACTAATATACAAAAAGCTAAGAACCTATTTGGATGGGTTAATAACTAGTTGGCTAAAGTTAGCCTAAATTAGCCCCCTTTGGCCAGCTAACGGGCTAATGGCTAACGGGCTTGGCCCTGCTGCTAGGCCCCACCTGTTTGGGTGGGCTAATGGCAACAGGTGGGGAAAATggataattttgctctaggtcCGAGGCCATGCCTactgttgccacctcctagacgtcGCCGCCAATGTTGCAGATGGATGATGTGTGATCGGTTGTCAATACGTCCAATCAGCCTCGTTTACATTCGCCATCTGATGAGTTCATCATCTTGCTGCAGCCATCGGTAGGAAGCTAGATTATGTGTACTCATGTGCCTTTGTTGATGCTTTGAACTTGCACTTCCCTCCACAGCTTCAACCGCGTCCACCTCAACCTCAGCTACTTCAGGGACAAAAGGGCTATCATCGACATGAGCTATTTGTCGGTTTCTACTCTAGTCACAGCATCTACATTGTGACGTCGCTATGATTGCAGGGGATGTTAATCTTCGGCTTCTTCTCCATTTTGACTGTATGTGATGCTCCCGCTACGACTGAGATGTGTGTTAGAGTATATTTGGTAGTTAGGGATATTGTAATCCCGTATTGCCAAATGTATCGGGAGACATCTTGCCCCCCATGTCTTGTACTCTATTTATACCACCCAAGGGCTCAACACAATCCTTCCTGCTTCCAAATTCTATCCAAACACCCCAATTAGGCCTTCTCTTTTAGTCCATCCACAGGCCCCAGAACTATTGTTTGTCGGTTGGCGACATCCCGTGAAAAAATGTGACCATACTCTGACCACGAGAAACAAGGGATTCCCAATTACGGGGAAACATTTGTGGAAGCATTACATCCAAAATAACAGAATTTGAATCTCACAGCAAATCACCATTGTACATACTAAACATTTTAGATTCCACAAACATATAATCCATTGGAGAACGAGATGGTCAGTAACTAGAATTAATATGTACTGTCATAAAAATGTGTGATCTATCTAGACTAGAAGTGCAGTTTTCTAAAAACTTGTATCTGAAAACTGACAAGCACGCTGCTCCATGAAAAGTATGGGCGCATATCCATGAAAGTTTTACAGGTTCTGAGAGTTAACCTGCCTTGATAAGCTCATCTCTCCTCTTGGGATCAACACCAGCAACACCAAAAATCATCTTCTCTGCCGATATATCCATCTGAATATTCACCTGGTAGCCAGCAAAGGCCACGTCGCGTCTCCACTGCACCACAATTGACACAGATTAGATTCGACAGGAACATCTGACAGCAAAATTGGGCATGCTCACTACGTTTCCAAGACCGAAATTGCAACAGAAGAGCGAACAACGGGAGATAATAAATCTCACCTCACCGCCGAGATAGCAGAGGTCGCCGGAGGAGGTGAGTGCCGTGTCGTGGAAGGCGGACCTTCCCAGGACCCGCACCATGCTCGGATCCACCATGTGCTTCCCGCCTAGTATCTTCAGTATCGTCGTCTTGCCTACCACATGGAAAccgaagccgccgccgccgccgcgctcaaTCAACAGCAGAACATCCGAGAGGAACGAATGAGAAGGTGGAAAGGCGGGTAGTAGGGGTTACCTGCGCCGTTGGAGCCGAGGAGGAGGCATCGTTGGCCGGCGTCGAGGGAGAAGCAGACGTCCTCGATGAGCGGCGGCGCGCCGGGTGGCGGGCGGCCGTCGATGCCCGGGTAGGTGAAGGAGAGGTGGCTGATCTCAACCGTTGGCGCCATCGGAGCTGGGGCCGCTCGCCGCCGTGAGCCCCGTGGCCGGAGGCTGTTGGTCTGGTTGGTGGAGAGAGACACGAGGCGTCGTAGCGGGCCAATCGCGCGTGAAGGGTGGAGGAGCCCGACTTGCAGTTGCAGCCACTGCGCCGACCGAGGCGTGGTAGTTGGGCCGCGTTTGGTGGATTGGCCCAGTTGCGAGACGTGGCTCCGGATTCAATAGAGGACAGCAGACGGCCACGTCTGTCGGCTCTTCCGAGGCGAAGGTGGAATCAACTTGCAATCCGTGGACGCACTATGTCTTTCATGCTTCAGAAACCGATGTGAGCCTCTGTATCTTTCATGCCACGTTTTAGTGAGCCATATTTCGCAGAGAGGTTATTGTGAGACGTTGATCGAAAAGGCCAAAACAAAATGAGCAAAATGTGATCACAGGAGCACCCCAGTCATCAAAAACGACGGAGCACGGGTCGCTGGCTTATCGTCGGCGGGCACCGTCCGGTTGGAGGGTGTTTGGTTGAGGTTATTAAAGTTTAACGGtatttagtatttttattttatttgataattagtattttaattataaattaattaggtttGAAAATTTATCTTACAAATTATTCtctatttatattttaaatttCGTAAATATTCTATATTTAGTATTATATGTATGTATCTAAATATTTGATACGACGAGCAGTAAAATTTTACGCCGGTGCAACCAAACAGCGCCGACGAGCTAAATGCGTGGGCCCGTGGCCATCTGGTGCTTCACGTGCTGCTCCGGGGTCCGGGCTCAGCTCGCGCGCTCCTGCATGCACGTGCCTGGCCGCGTCCAATGATGCGTCCATGCCGCTCACGATGGCTCATGAAATGGCAAGCAACGGCGCACGCTTGCACAGTTGCATGTACAAATCCCCATATCTCACCATACGTGTACAAACCACAGGCGCCGATAACCGACGACGTCGAAGTGTGTCAACCCAGTTCGTAGACGCCCGGCGGAGCCACCGACGCTCCACCGTGTCGCCGTCCTGGTCTCCTGGACGGCTGGACCCCCGGCGACGGCGACCGAAGACAAATCTCACGACATGCAGCACGCCACGCTACTGTCAGCTCAGAAAAGTTCAACTGTTGAGAGTTAATTAGGTGATGGAGGTCACTGTTGCCCCGATCGAGGATCTACTAATCTGTTTTGGTCGGTACTACGTCTGAGGCCGGCGCCGGTCAACGTCACGTGTCATCAACCAATGGCCCGGTGATCCGAACGTGAAATGCCCAGGCATTTCGTCAATTTTTAGGGCTTCTTTAGTTCACCCTAcaaactaaaattttttaagattatctgtcatatcgaatcttgtggcaagcattaaatataaacgaaaacaaaaactaattacataatttgtctgtaaatcacaagataaatcttttaagcatagttactttatgattgaacaatgtttgccaaataaaaacgaaaatactacaatgtcaaaatccaaaaaaaatcatctaaacaagcccttaattcaagccttgtttagtttggaaaattttttggatttcgctactgtagcactttcgtttgtttgtagcaaatattattcaatcatagactaactaggatcaaaagattcgtctcgcgatttacaggtaaactgcgtaattagtttttattttcgtctatatttaatgcttcatgcatgtgctgcaagattccatgtgacggagaatcttgaaaaattttgggaacacgTAGCTAGCCTAACTCACAGGCAGGTTGGCGGATCACGTCAATTTTGTGGACGGATGAGTAACCCAGTGGATCATCCAAGTCAAAAAATTTTTCTGTTTGACCAACTTAATAAAAAAAGGTAACAATATCTCTAACACcaaataaatatactataaacaATAGATCTATAACACCAAATAATTATACTATATAAATACAAAAAAAAGAACGGCTTCAATACTTCTCATTCTAAAAAATGCACAGATCTGAAAGCAGACTATTTAGCTAATTATTTTTCTCTTGATATTCACATGAGCTCAGCCTGTAATAAAGCCCAACCCGTGTCTAGGCCTGAAGTTGCTCTAGCTCCAGCTTCGATCTCAGCTTGCGTGGGTGAGGACCCATGCGGAatagccttgtttacttccacccaaaaatgcaaaaattttcaaaattctccgtcaaatcgaatctttagacgcatgcatgaagtattaaatatagacgaaaataaaaactaattgcacagtttggtcgaaattgacgagacgaatcttttgagcctagttagtttatagttgaatattaattaccacaaacgaacgaaagtgctacagtgtcacgaaatgttttccttcaagaactaaacaaggcctaaaggtcGTCATCGGCACCAAATGGAGCAAACCTGGCCCAGCCAGCTAGCTTTGGAGACATGTGCGCAATGAAGGTCTATTAATTAACTGATCCAACCTTCAAAATaagttaggtcttgtttaattcatcttaaaattcaaaaaaatttctagattctctatcacatcaaattttacggcacatgtataaaatattaaataaaaataaaaataactcattagatagtttgtctgtaatttacgagacgaatcttttaaatttatggttggataataattatcaaatataaataaaggtatgttaaaaattcaaaaaaaaaatctaaactgGCCTTATCTGATCATATCTGGACTTGCGTCTTTCTCTGTCAGACACCAATTACGATTGGCTTCTCTCAACTACACCGCATATATCTACATCACTGGAACACTAGCTTCTCAAGAAATACATCGCCCAAATGTTAGCAAGCAGTGGTTAGCATGTCGATTTGGTATGTTTTATCACAGtcccctgcaaaatcatttgCGATGTAAGGTCTGGTGTTATTCCCTGTTCACTATAACGACGCGGCATATAGGCAACCTAAACGATAGCGAGTGATGACAAAATATCTTGCTATGTAGATCAACTGATCAACCTAAATATGCTTATGTTCTTTTTTTTGTAATCAATTTATAGCTTTATTATATTAGAACCTGTGCTACGTGCTATATGGAGACGTCCAGCAATCGGAAGTCAGAACTCCTGGTAGTCAACAATCAGGTGGCCGCCGCCCCCGTGCATGGTGTGCGCGTGGCTGATGCGGCGCCCGCCGGCCGCGTGCTTGCGCGCAAATGGGCGCGGTCCGGACGTGGCGCCCCACAAACTCCATCCAACCCGGACAGCCGGCGAACGCACGACGAGGGagagggcgcctgccgcgacgcGCGACGCCCAGGTGGCGCGGCGATACGGCCGTGGCGTCGCGCCTTCCGCAGCAGCGCAGCTTGTCCGACATGTCACACACATCGATCATATGCCGCCGCGCGCCCCCGTGCGCAGCCACGCGCTTGTACACGCCTACTAGTACCTCCGCGCGGGCAGCGACACTGCCGACAGCCGAGTGCTACTACGTGGAGTATGTGCCTGCTGTTGAATTGATCTTCCAGTTCCACAGGTCGCTGTTCTTGTTTCTGTCTGGAGACGGGGGGCTGTGTCCGGCAGTGATTGCTGGATTTGAGTATACTACTACTGTACGGGGCTACTTGCACTGACTTTCAGGAAGTCCGGATGCATGCGCAGCAGCACAGGAAGGGGACAAACGACCTGACGGCACGAGCGCGACACAAGTACACTGCACGCACACCGGGTGGTGCAAAACGCGCCGCGAACGCCGAGCAAACTCTACTCCCCCGTATATGACGCACGGCCGGTGTTCATGCAGTGCCGACGTACGACGCGTATGCACGCCGGCGGCAGGTGTGGCGCGATGCCAGGGATAGACGAGACATGTGCCTATGGCAGGCGGCAGCTGCAACGTACTCCCTCCCTACCAGAATTAGATGACGTTTAAGACATGATTGTACTTACAAAGGAGTCATTAATTAAGGGCTAATCTTCCGATTTAGCCCCTATTAAATGGAGCCGAAGGTGTTCCTAGACATGAAAGACTCTTATCCCTACTAGTTACTGGGGTGGTTTCGAGGTGCGTGTGGGCGAGGGCAGCGGTTCGAATCCCACGTCCTGCGCCTTTTTTGCTTTGCGACGAACGAAGTGGTAGGGGCATTCCAGTCCGCCGGACTTCTTCAGAGTCTAAAACGTCATGCTTTGCGAAATCGGCATAAGGCCAGTCCGGTGGAAGTTTCATCTGAGTTTTATTCACATTAAATAGATTGTTACATAGGCATTTTGGATGACATGACAgcgtatttaagaagagagagaagaaatgggttttatctagatgaaactctcttggcacgattaccaactctctatgagtcttgaaattaaatgcctatgaaaccatagaatgaaactctccattgagagtgggtgtttcatccaagtttcatttcatttcacatGACATGCCAACCTTGAAAACAACGCGATGAGACTCTCCACGAACAATGAGACTGACATAAGTGGCAATTGATCGAGGTGTTTACCGAAGTGTGGATATACACGTGCAAGGTGCTTATTTGACCTCCAGTAAACGTCGATGTTAGAGCAAGTTCAGCAGATTTATGTAAACTATTTTAGAACTTTTAACATATTGTACTATTTGATTTTATAAAATAGCAAGCAGACTATTCCAGAAATTTTTGTGGACATACAAAGCAGGCCAGGTTCGCTCGCCATCTACTCTCAACATATTAGCGCCCGCCCACACGCATGAGATCCTTTCGCATGCACCAAAGATTACCTTCTTGCGCGCTTATGTCCGAGTAGCCGAGCAGGTGAGAATCGAGTGGTAATTATGTGATGTGGCATCTTTTCAAATATAGAAGATGGGAAATAACATCCGTCTTGTAGTCCTTTTTTagagttttctattttacaaaataattAAACTATCAAAATCTGCTaactaattttagccaagctgttagagttactctaatactcattcgttctgaaaaaagagagaaatttAGCTTTTTTTACTTCATTTGTAAAtaattttatttgttttttccATAATAAATTTCCTCTCTGCATCTGCCTCTTGCCTCCACTATATCCATTAGCACAAAGTATTATCTTCCTTGAGTATCATTAtctttctcttctcttcttttctttcttcccaCTCTATCCTAGGACCGTGAAATTTTATAGTCAAGCTAAATCAAAGTGATTCAAGTTTTTCTTAGATATCTCTATTTCTCGATGAATTAGTATCCAAGTCTATTACAAATTGTTTAGCTACTTAGCCCTCtaaaaaattaatttttttatcatATTTTATCTTGTCTTAGTACCTTTTTAACACTAAAATATCATCAGATTATCATAATTCTGATCTTGTCTAATGGATCCAGTTCTAACTCAAGCAGCCAATGGATGGCCTTGTCATCATAGAATATCCGTCGGCACCTCAAACCTTTTCACCCATAAGCATGTTGTGATATCGATCATGTTGTGATTTTCTGCTTGTGACTAGCTgctctaaggccagtctcaatgcatagttttatggcacagttaccaagactataatcTAGGTAATcgagccatatgagtttcatgaggatgaaactcctctctcatctgatgaaactccttcatttaatgaccctgccaagtcagcaagtttgcttatgtggcaccccatttaatatgcatgacactcACATGAAACATGTATTGAGAATGGCCTAAGAAAAATGATCTGTACCACTTGTCAATTTCTCACACATAAGCATTAAAGAACCAATGGACTAGTTGCACGTAAATGTCAAAAGTTGTTATGCTTTTTGCGATTTTGTTGTAGTCCTAGCCATTGGAACACGTTTCTTTGCTAGGTCACAACAAAAGCCATCCAAAGTAATATATGATCATTGGAATTGATACATATTTATTTGTAACCCCTACATTGATATCGATAATGATGCTAAGACTCCACGGCTACGAACACAAGGATGAACGAGTGGGTCAGCAAGCTTAGAGCTACTACGAGAGGACATGTGAGATGGCAAGGCATTAAGAGCACTTTGAGAGGAGCAACATGTTGACCCTGAGTATCTCAACGGTTTCTCCATTGTACCAAATGCCAGTGAGTTGCTTCTCTTAAGCATGATACCCATATCACTCTATCTTAATATAGAGTCATGCTGTAGTTTTTTTGCTTCGGTGGATCTAGGCATCTAGCGGTGGGGGCGGGGAGGGGGGCTCAAGCCCCCTTAGCATCGCTTATCCCATGGAGCCCCCAAGAGTCCCTCCAATAATTTTTGCTATGGCTGCATTGAGAGGTTGAAGATGATGGCTTCAgtgccccccccccctcctGAACTTCTATCCTAGATCTATCACTACTTGTGACCGTGTTCTTGCCAAGAAAAACAATAGGTGTTGCTCGCTAGCCTCTCACGCAAGAGTACTAAGGAATCAATAAACCAGTTGTTTATAAGATAATAAAACATAATATGTTTTTTGTGATTTTGTTATAATCTTGGTTGGTAGGATATGTTTCTTTGCTAGGTTGTCGCCATGAAAGCCATCAAATGTAAGCCACTCTGTCTAGAAACACAAGGGTTGAAGGAGCGAGTCATCAAATTTACGGTTACAATGATAGGACACCTTGACATGGTGATGGATAGAGCATAccgagaggagaggaggagcatGTAGATTAGAAGTGGTTTGATTATTTT contains:
- the LOC110431630 gene encoding pentatricopeptide repeat-containing protein At1g56690, mitochondrial-like; the encoded protein is MRLPAVRFLPSSSAPAVVDANARIARLARTGNMEGARATFEAMPLRTTASYNALLAGYFRNHLPDAALRVFQRMPSRDLASYNALISGLSLRRHTLPDAALALATIPYPPSVVSFTSLLRGYVRHGLLADAIQLFRQMPERNHISYTVMLGGFLDAGRVDEARKLFDEMPAKDVVAWTAMLSGYCQVGRIAEARTLFDEMPKRNVVSWTAMVSGYAQNGQVNLARKLFEVMPERNEVSWTAMLFGYIQAGRIEDAEELFNAMPDHPLAACNAMIVGFGQRGMVDAAKAVFNRMCERDDGTWSAIIKAYEQNEFLMEALSTFREMLQIGIRPNYPSVISVLTVCAALAVLDYGREVHGAMLRCSFDMDIFAVSALITMYIKCGNLDKAKRVFDMFEPKDVVMWNSMITGYAQHGLGEEALRIFDDMRSAGMVPDGITYIGALTACSYTGKVKEGRDFFNSMGTNSGIKPGLEHYACMVDLLGRAGLVEEALDLIKTMPVEPDAVIWGALMGACRMHKNAEIAEISAKKLLELEPGNAGPYVLLSHIYTSSGRWEDASKMRKFISSRHLNKSPGCSWIEYDKRVHLFTSGDVLAHPEHAIILKMLEKLDGSLMESGYSADGSFVLHDIDDEQKTHSLRYHSERQAVAYGLLKIPEELPIRVMKNLRVCGDCHSAIKLIAKITSREIILRDANRFHHFKDGFCSCRDYW
- the LOC8066991 gene encoding ABC transporter I family member 20, which codes for MAPTVEISHLSFTYPGIDGRPPPGAPPLIEDVCFSLDAGQRCLLLGSNGAGKTTILKILGGKHMVDPSMVRVLGRSAFHDTALTSSGDLCYLGGEWRRDVAFAGYQVNIQMDISAEKMIFGVAGVDPKRRDELIKILDIDLAWRMHKASDGQRRRVQICMGLLKAFKVLLLDEITVDLDVLARSNLLTYLKKECEERGATIIYATHIFDGLDDWPTHIVYIAHGKLQLALPLEKVKEMSQLSLMRTVESWLRKERDEDRRRRKERKEKGLPEFDMVAEGSRVIGDPAKSAARVVNNGWAAGRLTSTIAGEENFVFSSNSVLRQ